The nucleotide window AGGCCCGGGGTCGCGGTACGCGGCGAGTATTCGTCCAGCGGTTCCAGCCGGGCACCGTCGACCATCAGCGATTCGATCGGGGCGATGTCGCCGCCCTGGATGTCCCGGCGATCCCAGGTGGTGTCCATCGTGGGTCCCGAGAAGGCGCTCAGGTCGACGGCCACCGAGGTCACCGGGATCTCGGTCTCCTCGATCTGGCGCGCGAGGTCGGCGATGCGACCCGGGTCGGTGTAGAAGGTGTCGGTCCCGGCGGGTTGGGCCGACAGGGTGGGATCACCGGCACCGCGGAGGATGACCTGTCCGTTGCTGCCGGCCACCACCGTCGTCGTCAGTCGCTGGTCGTGCGGCACGGCGTCGAGGACGGCGGCGGCGGTCAGGATCTTGGCGTTAGACGCGGGAATCCGCGGGCGCTCCGGGTCGCTGGTCCACAGGACCGCGCCGGTGAGCGAGTCGCTGATCATTCCGGAGAGTTCGCCGAGGGCGGGGTTGCGCAGTGCCGGAGCGATCGCGCGTGACACACCCTGCGGCGTCGACTCGGGCGCCGAGGCGACCACCGGGTCGATCCGCGGATCGACGGCGACCGCGGCGGGTTGCGGTGGCACTCCCGGCGGGAGCTCCGGTTCCCGATCGAGGCGGAGTGCGATCACGACCGAGGCCGCGGCGACCAGGGCCAGGATCACCACCGCGGTGACCGTCCACCACAGGAGTCTCCGACCGCGGCGACCGCCGTTTCGGGTGGATGCGCCCACAAAACCTCCGGGTCTCTCGCGGTTCACGGTCGATGGAACGGCCGGATGTACGCACAATGAGGGGTACGAACATCGAGGTCGCCGGACCAACAGTATCGTTGGGGCAGCGTGCGGGCGTTTCGGCCCGACGCGGCATCCCCGATCAAGACTGCCAGGAGGAACTGTGGAATTCGATGTGACCATCGAGATCCCCAAAGGTGGCCGCAACAAGTACGAGGTCGACCACGAGACCGGCAAGGTCTACCTCGACCGCTACCTGTACACCTCGATGGGCTACCCGGCCGACTACGGGTACATCGACGGCACCCTCGGTGAGGACGGCGACCCGCTCGACGCGCTGGTCCTGCTCCCCGAGTCGGTGTTCCCCGGCATCATCGTGCGCGCACGGGTCGTCGGCATGTACACCATGACCGACGAGGCCGGCGGCGACGACAAGCTGCTGTGCGTCCCGGCCAAGGACGTGCGGTGGGACCACATCAAGGACATCTCCGACGTGTCCGAGTACGAGTTGGGCCCGATCGCCCACTTCTTCGAGCACTACAAGGACCTCGAGCCCGGCAAGGAGGTCCAGCCGGGCGGCTGGGTCGGCCGCGAGCAGGCCGAGAAGATCGCGCAGGATGCGATCGACCGCCTCGCATCGCACCCCGAGGCTGCCAACGAGCCCTCGCGCGGCTGACGGATCACCGTCGAGACACCCCCGCCGGCACCATCGTGAGATGGTGCCGGCGGGGGTGTCTACGGCGCAGATGCGCCACTTGAGTTCAACTGCGGCAGTTGCAGATAGCGCGCATGCTCCGAAGTCGCGCTCCTATGACGGGCCGCCCGTCAGGCCACGCGGTGCCGCTGCTCGGCGAGAACCGGCAGGATCTGTTCGCGGATGCGGCCTTCGGTGGCAGCGCCGTCGATCGGGACGAGGATCACCGCGTCGGCGACCTCGGCCGCGTAGATGTCCCGGACCAGCGTGATCAGTCCGTGTGTCGTGCCGATGTAGCGGATGGTCCCGGAGCCTGTCTCCGACGATGCGTCCACCGCGGCAGCGGCCGCGGCACGCGCCGACGCGGCATCCGGCGCGACGGTCACCTCCACCTCGAGGGCGACCACGAACTTCGCCTGATCGTGGGTGCCGGCCCGGAGCAGAGAGCGGGCACGCTGCGCATCGCGGAGGGTCTCACGCCGCACGACGATCGGAAACGTCTGTGCCAGTTCGTCTCCGGCGATGGCGATCTGGAACCCCGGTCGTCCGATGCTGATCGGGGCCGTCGGAGCGGAGGTCGGTGCGGCGATCACGGTTGCGCGATCGGCCGGTGCGTCGAGTTCGATGGTCATCTCATCACCCCTCATTCGAGTTCGGTCGGATGGTCTGTTCGGTCAGTGCATGGTCGATCGGTGCGTGCTCGGTCAGTGCGTGTTCGGTCAGTGCGCGCAGAGCGCCGAGGAGGCGGTCGATGTCGTCGGAGGTGGTACCCGCCCCGAAGCTCGCGCGGACCGCGCCGGCCGGATGTCCGAGGCGCTCGAGCAGCGGGTGAGCGCAGAACCGGCCGTCGCGCACGCCGATTCCGTGTTGCGCACTGAGATACTCGGCGATGACCCGCGGCGCGATCCCGTCGACGGTGAACCCCGCGATTCCCACCCGGTCGGTGGAATCGGCGAAGATCCGCAGGGGCACGACCCCGGGGATGGCGGCCAGGCCGGAGTCCAGGCGTTGCGCCAGGCGCAGTTCGTGTAGGCCGATGGCCTCGGGACCGAGGTCGGCCAGCGCCTCGCAGGCCGCCGCGATCGACACCGCGCCGAGCACGTTCGGCGAACCGGCCTCGTGACGCGCGGCTCCGGTGTGCCAGGTCACGCCACCGCGCGGACTCAGGTCGACGTCGGCGGTCGCTCCCCCGCCGGCCAGATAGGGGTCGGCGGCGTCGAACCAGTCGGTCCGGCCGATCAGGACCCCGGCACCGAACGGTGCATATGCCTTGTGCCCGGAGAAGGCCAGGTAGTCGATGCCGTGACTGACGACGGAGACGGGCCGGTGCGCGACGAGTTGCGCGGCGTCGACCAGGATCCGGGCTCCGTGCCGGTGCGCGATCGAGGCGAGCCGGCTAATCGGCAGCACCTCGCCGGTGACGTTCGACGCCGCGGTGACCGCGAGCAGCGCTGCCGGCGCCGACGCGAGCTCCGCCTCGAGCGCGACCAGGGTGTCCTCGATCGTGTCGCAGGTGCGGACGATTCGGGCCCGGTTGCGGCCGTCGCGCGGCGCGCACCACGGCAGCAGGTTGGCGTGATGCTCGATGTCGAGCACGACGACGTCCCCGGGTGTGATGTGAGCGGCGAGGTTGATGGCATCGGTGGTGTTGCGGGTGAAGACGACGGTGTCGTCGACCCGTCCGCGGACGAACCGGCGCACGGTGTCCCGGGCGGCCTCGTACCGGGCGGTGGTCACCTGCGACAGATGACCGGCGCCGCGATGGACGCTCGCGTATTCGCCGAGTCCATGGGCGACCGCGGCGGCCACCGAGCTCAGAGCCGGCGCGCTCGCCGCGTAGTCGAGGTTGACGTACCGCGTTGTGCCGCCGTGGGCCAGCGGTACGGACACATCGGCGCCGACGACCGGGGCCAGCCCGGGGATGGCCGGATACCGATGGTGGGTCGCATCGATGACGGGGGTGTCGACAGTCTCGTGGCCGGTCGTGTCGGGTGCTGACAGGACAGCGGTCATGGCAGGAGCTCCTCTGAAATTCCGCGCTTGCCGCGTCCGGTCGGTACGCGGCCAGGTCGTCACCCGGAGCACCCCACCGCGGAGGAGGGTTGCCGACCAGCGAGCCGGGGCTTGTCACTGGCACTCATGACCTATGTGCAAGCCTCGCCGAAGCCGCGCGGGCGTGTCAATTTTCACTCATCGTGATCCAAAGTTAGGGCACACTTACCTGTAGCGTGTCAGGGGTGTCAGCGACTGATGTGTTCGTGTTGTCCCGCCCGCACGGCACCGTGCGGGGCCGGGGCGCCGTCCGTGGGTTCACCGATGTCGACGCGGCCTCGGCCGCGCTGCGTTCCGGGACGATCGACGGGCTGACCGGCGCGATCCCGTTCGACCTCGCCGACCCGGCCGCGCTGGTGGTACCCGAGGTCCTGCACTTCGACGACGCACCGCTGACGGGCGGGCCACCGCTGTCGCGCACCCCGGTCTCGACGACCCTGCACCCGACCGCCGACGAGCACCGCGAGCGGGTGGCGCACGCGGTCAAGCGGATCGTCGCCGGCGACGTCGGCAAGGTCGTCCTCGCCCGTAGTGTCGACATCGTGCTCGACGCCGAGGTCGCGCCCCACGAACTCCTCGACGCCCTGGCGGGTGGCAACGCCGGACACAACGCGTTCGGCGTCGACCTCGGTGCCGCCACCGGCTCGGGCGCGTGGCTGCTGGGCGCGAGTCCCGAAGTGCTGCTGCGCAAGTCGGGATCGGTCGTCACCTGCCACCCGTACGCGGGTTCGGCTCCGCGGTCACCGGATCCGGTCGTCGACCGCGCCGTCGCGGACGGATTGTTCTCCTCGGCAAAGGATCTCGCCGAACACGCGTTCGTCGTGGATCACCTGCGAGACCGGTTGGCGCACCTGTGCGACGACGTCGACGCGCCGTCGACCCCGCAATTGCAGTCGACCGGGGAGGTGTGGCATCTCGCCACCCCCATCCGCGCGACACTTCGCGATCCGTCGACCACCGCGCTGGATCTCGCCCTCCTGCTGGGACCGACCCCCGCGGTCTGCGGTACACCCAGTGATGTTGCCGCGCAGATCATCCGGGAAGTCGAGGGAGAACGCGGCTTCTATGCGGGCGCCGTCGGCTGGTGCGACGCCGCCGGCGACGGCGAATGGATGGTCAC belongs to Gordonia sp. KTR9 and includes:
- a CDS encoding aminotransferase class V-fold PLP-dependent enzyme, whose product is MTAVLSAPDTTGHETVDTPVIDATHHRYPAIPGLAPVVGADVSVPLAHGGTTRYVNLDYAASAPALSSVAAAVAHGLGEYASVHRGAGHLSQVTTARYEAARDTVRRFVRGRVDDTVVFTRNTTDAINLAAHITPGDVVVLDIEHHANLLPWCAPRDGRNRARIVRTCDTIEDTLVALEAELASAPAALLAVTAASNVTGEVLPISRLASIAHRHGARILVDAAQLVAHRPVSVVSHGIDYLAFSGHKAYAPFGAGVLIGRTDWFDAADPYLAGGGATADVDLSPRGGVTWHTGAARHEAGSPNVLGAVSIAAACEALADLGPEAIGLHELRLAQRLDSGLAAIPGVVPLRIFADSTDRVGIAGFTVDGIAPRVIAEYLSAQHGIGVRDGRFCAHPLLERLGHPAGAVRASFGAGTTSDDIDRLLGALRALTEHALTEHAPIDHALTEQTIRPNSNEG
- a CDS encoding inorganic diphosphatase, which encodes MEFDVTIEIPKGGRNKYEVDHETGKVYLDRYLYTSMGYPADYGYIDGTLGEDGDPLDALVLLPESVFPGIIVRARVVGMYTMTDEAGGDDKLLCVPAKDVRWDHIKDISDVSEYELGPIAHFFEHYKDLEPGKEVQPGGWVGREQAEKIAQDAIDRLASHPEAANEPSRG
- a CDS encoding isochorismate synthase gives rise to the protein MFVLSRPHGTVRGRGAVRGFTDVDAASAALRSGTIDGLTGAIPFDLADPAALVVPEVLHFDDAPLTGGPPLSRTPVSTTLHPTADEHRERVAHAVKRIVAGDVGKVVLARSVDIVLDAEVAPHELLDALAGGNAGHNAFGVDLGAATGSGAWLLGASPEVLLRKSGSVVTCHPYAGSAPRSPDPVVDRAVADGLFSSAKDLAEHAFVVDHLRDRLAHLCDDVDAPSTPQLQSTGEVWHLATPIRATLRDPSTTALDLALLLGPTPAVCGTPSDVAAQIIREVEGERGFYAGAVGWCDAAGDGEWMVTIRCLQLEADRRSLRTWAGGGIVEHSDPQGELEETAFKLRTVLNALGIDGLD
- the dacB gene encoding D-alanyl-D-alanine carboxypeptidase/D-alanyl-D-alanine endopeptidase, encoding MGASTRNGGRRGRRLLWWTVTAVVILALVAAASVVIALRLDREPELPPGVPPQPAAVAVDPRIDPVVASAPESTPQGVSRAIAPALRNPALGELSGMISDSLTGAVLWTSDPERPRIPASNAKILTAAAVLDAVPHDQRLTTTVVAGSNGQVILRGAGDPTLSAQPAGTDTFYTDPGRIADLARQIEETEIPVTSVAVDLSAFSGPTMDTTWDRRDIQGGDIAPIESLMVDGARLEPLDEYSPRTATPGLMAGEALAAALDVEAPVTEVTGTAPTGSGDERVIAKVQSAPLVTRVNDMLRYSDNVLAETLAVELSVHRGGPPTHAGGVDAIEQVLSSMFPDQWAGTALHDASGISYANRTTPELLDTVMTAASGPSRPALRPMLDGLPIAGGTGTLADRFDAADNPGAGWARAKTGTLTGVSSLTGIVQTVDGRVLSFALMSGGTSPADARPALDAVVGQLRECGCR